One Podarcis raffonei isolate rPodRaf1 chromosome 18, rPodRaf1.pri, whole genome shotgun sequence genomic window carries:
- the DIRAS1 gene encoding GTP-binding protein Di-Ras1, whose protein sequence is MPEQSNDYRVVVFGAGGVGKSSLVLRFVKGTFRDTYIPTIEDTYRQVISCDKSVCTLQITDTTGSHQFPAMQRLSISKGHAFVLVFSITSRQSLEELRPIYQQIVHIKGSVESIPIMLVGNKCDETQREVPTQEGEATAKEWKCAFMETSAKMNYNVKELFQELLNLEKKRNMSLNIDGKRSSKQKRTDKIKGKCSLM, encoded by the coding sequence ATGCCTGAGCAGAGCAACGACTACCGGGTGGTGGTGTTTGGCGCGGGGGGCGTGGGCAAGAGCTCTCTGGTGCTGCGCTTCGTGAAGGGCACCTTCCGCGACACGTACATCCCCACCATTGAGGACACGTACCGGCAGGTGATCAGCTGCGACAAGAGCGTGTGCACGCTGCAGATCACCGACACGACGGGCAGCCACCAGTTCCCGGCCATGCAGCGCCTCTCCATCTCCAAGGGCCACGCCTTCGTGCTGGTCTTCTCCATCACCTCGCGCCAGTCGCTGGAGGAGCTGCGCCCCATCTACCAGCAGATCGTGCACATCAAGGGCAGTGTGGAGAGCATCCCCATCATGCTGGTGGGCAACAAGTGCGACGAGACGCAGCGCGAGGTGCCCACGCAGGAGGGAGAGGCCACCGCCAAGGAGTGGAAGTGCGCCTTCATGGAGACCTCTGCCAAGATGAACTACAACGTCAAGGAGCTCTTCCAGGAGCTGCTCAACCTGGAGAAGAAGCGCAACATGAGTCTCAACATCGACGGCAAGCGCTCCTCCAAGCAGAAGAGGACAGACAAAATCAAGGGCAAGTGCAGCCTGATGTGA